The following coding sequences are from one Polynucleobacter sp. JS-JIR-II-50 window:
- the guaB gene encoding IMP dehydrogenase, with the protein MRLIQKALTFDDVLLVPAYSSVLPRDASLASKLTRDISLNTPLVSAAMDTVTEGRLAIAMASEGGIGIVHKNLKPAEQAREVAKVKRYESGVLRDPITISPDVTLRQVIQLSREHGFSGFPVLVGKEVVGIITNRDLRFEEDLDAPVKTKMTPRERLITVKEGCSLDEAKRLMSHHRLERVLVVNDKFELRGLITVKDILKATEHPNACKDGEGKLRVGAAVGVGPDNDERIELLVRAGVDVIVVDTAHGHSQGVLDRVKWVKQNYPHVQVIGGNIATGDAAKALADHGADGVKVGIGPGSICTTRIVAGVGVPQITAIVNVATALKGTGIPLIADGGIRYSGDVAKALAAGASSVMMGGMFAGTEEAPGEVFLYQGRSYKSYRGMGSLGAMADGSADRYFQSDIVANAEKLVPEGIEGQVPYKGSVLAILHQLTGGIRSSMGYLGCKTIDELHEKANFVEITSAGVRESHVHDVKITKEAPNYHID; encoded by the coding sequence ATGCGACTCATTCAAAAAGCACTCACTTTTGACGATGTGCTCCTCGTACCGGCTTATTCATCGGTACTCCCTCGGGATGCCAGCTTGGCAAGTAAGTTAACTCGAGACATTTCACTTAATACACCATTGGTGTCCGCCGCTATGGATACCGTCACTGAAGGTCGTTTGGCAATCGCCATGGCTAGTGAAGGTGGCATTGGCATTGTTCATAAAAACTTAAAGCCCGCTGAGCAAGCGCGTGAAGTGGCTAAAGTAAAGCGATATGAATCTGGTGTTCTGCGTGATCCAATCACGATTAGCCCAGATGTCACTCTGCGTCAGGTGATCCAACTTTCTCGTGAGCATGGTTTCTCAGGATTCCCAGTGCTCGTTGGTAAAGAGGTTGTTGGCATTATTACGAATCGCGATTTGCGTTTCGAAGAGGACTTAGATGCCCCAGTAAAAACCAAGATGACTCCACGTGAGCGTTTGATTACCGTGAAAGAAGGCTGCTCATTAGATGAAGCAAAGCGCTTAATGAGTCATCATCGTTTAGAGCGCGTATTGGTTGTCAACGACAAGTTTGAACTGCGTGGCCTCATTACCGTTAAAGACATTCTCAAGGCAACTGAACACCCGAATGCTTGTAAAGATGGCGAAGGTAAATTGCGCGTTGGCGCCGCAGTAGGCGTTGGCCCTGATAACGATGAGCGTATTGAGTTATTGGTGCGCGCTGGTGTTGATGTGATCGTTGTGGATACTGCCCATGGCCATAGCCAAGGCGTATTAGATCGCGTGAAGTGGGTTAAGCAAAACTATCCTCATGTACAAGTGATTGGCGGCAATATCGCTACAGGTGATGCCGCTAAGGCATTGGCTGATCATGGTGCTGATGGTGTCAAGGTGGGTATTGGTCCTGGCTCAATCTGTACAACGCGTATTGTTGCTGGTGTAGGTGTCCCACAAATCACTGCGATTGTGAATGTGGCAACTGCACTTAAGGGTACTGGCATTCCATTGATTGCTGATGGTGGCATACGTTACTCAGGTGACGTTGCAAAAGCATTGGCTGCTGGCGCTAGTTCAGTCATGATGGGCGGTATGTTTGCTGGCACTGAAGAAGCTCCTGGTGAAGTGTTCCTGTACCAAGGACGTTCTTACAAGAGCTATCGCGGTATGGGTTCTTTGGGCGCGATGGCGGATGGTTCTGCTGATCGTTATTTCCAAAGCGACATCGTTGCGAATGCAGAAAAGTTAGTGCCAGAAGGCATTGAGGGTCAGGTGCCATACAAAGGTAGCGTGTTGGCAATCTTGCATCAGCTCACTGGCGGCATTCGTTCTTCTATGGGCTATCTTGGTTGTAAGACCATTGATGAGCTTCATGAAAAAGCCAACTTCGTAGAAATCACTTCAGCTGGCGTGCGTGAGTCGCATGTTCATGACGTGAAGATCACTAAAGAAGCGCCAAATTACCATATTGATTAA
- the guaA gene encoding glutamine-hydrolyzing GMP synthase: MHDKILILDFGSQVTQLIARRVRDGRVYSEIHPYDCDPEFIRKFVQEQGGKGIILSGGPSSVTEAGSPRAPQIVFELGVPVLGICYGMQTMATQLGGAVASAESLGKAREFGYSEVRAHGHTNLLKGIQDFSTSEGHGILKVWMSHGDSVTSMPPAFKLMASTESCPIAGMADEERRFYAFQFHPEVTHTIQGTAIIERFVHEVCQCKPDWVMGDYIAEAVENIRKQVGDEEVILGLSGGVDSSVAAALIHRAIGDQLTCVFVDHGLLRLNEGDMVMEMFARNLGVKVIRVDAKAKFMGELAGVADPEAKRKIIGKEFVEIFQTESGKIQNAKWLAQGTIYPDVIESAGKGKKGAHTIKSHHNVGGLPDDMHLQLLEPLRELFKDEVRELGVALGLPREMVYRHPFPGPGLGVRILGEVKAEFTSLLQRADAIFIEELRNTIDEASQKSWYDLTSQAFAVFLPVKSVGVMGDGRTYEYVVALRAVQTQDFMTAHWAHLPHELLGKVSNRIINEVRGINRVVYDISGKPPATIEWE; this comes from the coding sequence GTGCACGACAAAATACTGATTCTCGACTTTGGTTCACAAGTAACTCAACTGATTGCTCGGCGTGTACGTGATGGACGCGTGTATTCAGAGATCCATCCCTACGATTGCGACCCTGAGTTCATTCGTAAGTTTGTTCAGGAGCAAGGTGGCAAAGGCATTATTCTCTCTGGCGGCCCTAGTTCGGTAACTGAAGCCGGTAGTCCTCGTGCACCCCAAATTGTTTTTGAGCTTGGCGTACCTGTTTTGGGAATTTGCTACGGCATGCAAACTATGGCTACCCAATTGGGTGGTGCAGTTGCTTCCGCAGAGTCTTTGGGTAAAGCGCGTGAGTTTGGTTACTCTGAAGTTCGTGCTCATGGGCATACGAATTTGCTCAAAGGTATTCAGGACTTCTCCACTAGCGAAGGTCATGGGATTTTGAAGGTCTGGATGAGTCATGGCGACTCAGTCACTTCAATGCCGCCTGCATTTAAGTTGATGGCCTCTACTGAGTCTTGTCCAATTGCTGGCATGGCAGATGAAGAGCGTCGCTTCTACGCATTTCAGTTTCATCCGGAAGTCACGCATACCATTCAAGGCACTGCGATCATTGAGCGCTTTGTGCATGAGGTTTGCCAATGCAAGCCTGACTGGGTAATGGGTGACTACATTGCAGAAGCGGTTGAGAATATTCGCAAACAAGTCGGTGATGAAGAGGTCATTCTGGGCTTGTCTGGCGGTGTCGACTCCAGTGTTGCGGCAGCCTTAATTCATCGCGCGATTGGCGATCAGCTCACTTGCGTATTTGTGGATCATGGCCTGCTTCGCTTGAATGAAGGTGATATGGTGATGGAAATGTTCGCACGCAATTTGGGTGTGAAAGTGATCCGCGTTGATGCTAAAGCGAAATTCATGGGTGAATTGGCTGGTGTTGCTGATCCAGAAGCCAAGCGTAAGATCATCGGTAAAGAATTTGTAGAAATTTTCCAGACTGAGTCTGGGAAGATTCAGAATGCTAAGTGGCTTGCCCAAGGAACGATCTACCCTGACGTCATCGAGTCTGCAGGTAAGGGTAAAAAGGGCGCGCACACGATCAAGAGTCACCATAACGTTGGCGGCTTACCTGATGATATGCATCTTCAATTGCTTGAGCCCTTGCGTGAGCTATTTAAGGATGAGGTCCGCGAACTTGGAGTGGCTTTAGGTCTTCCTCGTGAGATGGTATATCGCCATCCATTCCCGGGGCCAGGTCTTGGCGTGCGCATTTTGGGTGAAGTTAAGGCTGAATTCACTAGCTTGCTGCAGCGTGCTGATGCCATCTTCATTGAAGAGTTGCGTAATACGATTGATGAAGCAAGTCAAAAATCTTGGTATGACCTTACCAGTCAAGCGTTTGCTGTTTTCTTGCCAGTGAAGTCTGTTGGCGTCATGGGTGATGGCAGAACATACGAATATGTTGTTGCTCTCAGGGCGGTACAAACCCAAGACTTTATGACAGCACATTGGGCTCACTTGCCGCATGAATTACTGGGGAAGGTTTCCAATCGCATCATTAATGAAGTGCGCGGTATTAATCGAGTTGTATATGACATCAGTGGAAAACCGCCAGCAACGATCGAGTGGGAATAG
- a CDS encoding ferritin-like domain-containing protein has protein sequence MLELREASLAILASADAQSKAIQLLSMFDEYQKQQITLNTVSKIDAQGLYLPGRPLKPELVLPKLVPKRRMDTSEGRAGLLHSLAHIEFNAMNLALDAIWRFPDMPKEYYEDWLKVAKEEAYHFSLVNEYLHALGFSYGDFPAHNSLWEMVERTTDSVIARMALVPRTMEARGLDAVPAIRDRFKQIKEVRAVEILEIILNDEIGHVLIGNRWFNFLCAQDNISPITAYRELAAKYRAPVLKPPFNMEARKQAGFTSEELSLLGA, from the coding sequence ATGCTTGAATTACGCGAAGCTTCACTCGCAATCCTGGCAAGTGCTGATGCTCAAAGCAAAGCAATTCAGTTACTCAGTATGTTTGATGAGTATCAAAAACAACAAATTACTTTAAATACTGTTAGTAAGATTGATGCTCAAGGCCTTTATCTGCCGGGGCGTCCGCTAAAGCCGGAATTGGTGCTTCCTAAGCTTGTTCCCAAAAGAAGAATGGATACCTCCGAGGGCAGGGCGGGCTTATTGCACTCACTCGCCCATATTGAGTTTAATGCGATGAACCTTGCGCTAGATGCAATCTGGCGTTTCCCAGATATGCCCAAGGAATACTATGAGGACTGGTTGAAAGTTGCCAAAGAAGAGGCCTATCACTTCAGTTTAGTAAATGAGTATTTGCATGCACTTGGGTTTTCTTATGGGGATTTCCCTGCCCACAATAGTTTGTGGGAGATGGTCGAACGAACAACCGATTCTGTGATTGCCAGAATGGCCTTGGTGCCCAGAACAATGGAAGCAAGAGGCTTAGATGCTGTACCAGCGATTCGGGATCGCTTCAAACAAATTAAAGAAGTGCGTGCGGTGGAGATATTGGAAATTATTCTCAATGATGAAATCGGCCATGTATTGATTGGCAATCGTTGGTTTAATTTCTTATGTGCTCAAGATAATATTTCTCCAATCACTGCTTATCGAGAGTTGGCTGCCAAATATCGTGCGCCTGTTTTAAAGCCCCCATTCAATATGGAGGCCCGCAAGCAGGCTGGTTTCACATCTGAAGAGTTAAGTCTTCTTGGTGCATAG
- a CDS encoding radical SAM protein, producing MTQLNTPYPSTAYLTGFLRSRDVDAVQEDLALALVLSFFTPEGMAEIRAQALSIAEENRSASVNFFLDYFDSYQSTITPTISFLQGRDSTLSHRINTRDFLPEGPRFASLDAFDDEEAADPLSWAFGALGSQDRARHLATLYLNDLSDVLRDAVDDRFEFVRYAESLASSQPTFTPLADALQAKPTLMDLHLQELATKAIERHQPGVVLLSVPFPGAMYAALRIAQVIKKSYPEIKIALGGGYVNTELRELSDARIFDYVDFITLDSGERPLLALLEHIGGKRSAERLVRTFIRNSSNQVQYLNWQELDVPFEEVGTATWDGLPLDSYLSLLDMLNPMHRLWSDGRWNKLTVAHGCYWKKCSFCDVSLDYISRYETASASLLVDRIEQIVRETGQTGFHFVDEAAPPKILKALAEELIRRKVLISWWGNIRFEKTFTPELAELLAKSGCIAMSGGLEVASDRLLNLMKKGVSVEQVAQVTKGFSDAGILVHAYLMYGFPTQTVQETVDALEYVRQLFEHGCIQSGFFHRFTCTVHSPVGMNPQEYGIELIPLPEISFAKNDVLFIDPAGVDHDALGQGLKKAIYNYMHGVGFDIKAQSWFDGLGIAVPKTTISKSFIEKALYR from the coding sequence ATGACCCAGTTGAATACGCCGTATCCTTCTACGGCTTATCTCACGGGGTTCTTAAGATCTCGTGATGTTGATGCCGTTCAGGAGGATCTTGCCTTAGCTTTAGTGCTCAGTTTTTTTACTCCAGAGGGCATGGCGGAGATTCGCGCTCAAGCACTCTCTATTGCTGAAGAGAATCGTAGTGCCAGCGTTAATTTTTTCCTAGACTACTTTGATTCCTATCAATCAACCATCACTCCAACCATTAGCTTCTTGCAGGGACGCGATAGCACTTTAAGTCATCGCATCAATACCCGGGATTTTTTACCGGAGGGCCCACGCTTTGCTTCTCTTGATGCATTTGATGATGAGGAGGCGGCCGATCCTTTGTCTTGGGCCTTTGGGGCTTTAGGGTCTCAAGATAGGGCACGTCATTTAGCCACCCTTTATCTCAATGATTTATCCGATGTATTGCGTGATGCTGTTGATGACCGCTTTGAATTCGTGCGTTATGCGGAATCCTTGGCAAGTAGTCAGCCTACCTTTACGCCTCTGGCCGATGCGCTCCAGGCTAAGCCAACACTCATGGACCTGCATTTACAAGAGTTGGCGACTAAAGCGATTGAGCGTCACCAGCCAGGTGTAGTGCTTCTATCGGTACCTTTCCCTGGAGCAATGTATGCGGCCTTGCGTATTGCCCAGGTGATTAAAAAATCATATCCAGAAATCAAGATTGCCTTAGGTGGAGGCTATGTCAATACTGAGCTTCGAGAGTTATCCGATGCTCGCATCTTTGATTATGTGGATTTCATCACACTGGATTCTGGCGAGAGACCGCTGCTTGCTTTGCTCGAGCACATTGGCGGCAAACGCTCCGCCGAAAGATTGGTGCGCACCTTTATTCGGAATTCTAGTAATCAAGTGCAATACCTCAATTGGCAAGAACTTGATGTGCCTTTTGAAGAGGTTGGCACCGCTACTTGGGATGGGCTACCGCTGGATTCTTATTTATCTCTTTTGGATATGCTCAATCCGATGCATCGCCTATGGAGTGACGGCCGCTGGAACAAGCTGACTGTTGCACATGGCTGTTATTGGAAAAAGTGTAGCTTCTGCGATGTATCCCTTGATTACATCTCTCGTTATGAAACTGCGTCAGCCAGTTTATTGGTAGATCGTATTGAGCAAATTGTTCGGGAGACTGGGCAGACAGGATTTCATTTTGTGGATGAAGCTGCGCCACCTAAGATATTAAAAGCACTGGCTGAGGAGCTCATTCGCCGCAAGGTGCTCATTTCTTGGTGGGGTAATATTCGTTTTGAGAAGACCTTCACGCCTGAATTGGCGGAGCTATTAGCTAAGAGTGGATGCATTGCGATGTCTGGAGGTCTCGAAGTGGCATCTGATCGCCTACTCAATCTCATGAAAAAGGGGGTATCCGTGGAGCAGGTAGCTCAAGTTACCAAAGGATTCTCAGATGCCGGCATCTTGGTTCATGCTTATTTAATGTATGGCTTTCCTACGCAAACCGTACAGGAGACGGTGGATGCTTTGGAGTATGTGAGACAGCTTTTTGAGCATGGCTGCATTCAAAGCGGCTTCTTTCATCGCTTTACTTGTACCGTGCACTCTCCCGTAGGCATGAATCCTCAAGAGTATGGAATTGAGTTAATTCCATTGCCAGAAATCTCTTTTGCTAAAAATGATGTGCTCTTTATTGATCCCGCCGGCGTTGATCATGATGCGCTCGGCCAGGGGCTAAAAAAAGCCATCTATAACTATATGCATGGCGTAGGCTTTGATATCAAAGCACAGTCTTGGTTTGATGGTTTGGGCATTGCCGTACCAAAGACAACCATTTCCAAGAGTTTCATTGAGAAGGCTTTGTATCGGTAG
- the queE gene encoding 7-carboxy-7-deazaguanine synthase: protein MYTVKELFPTLQGEGTHTGRAAVFCRFAGCNLWSGREEDRATAICQFCDTDFVGSDGAGGGKFETAALLADAIETSWRSTSAGPQQRYVVFTGGEPLLQLDEELIAALHQKGFEVAIETNGTIKVPKGVDWVCVSPKAGSDLIVLQADELKLVVPQNDHQALEKLMARFEGMDYRNRFLQPMDGHNLKSNTELAVSLCQKRPLWRLSLQSHKLIGIR from the coding sequence ATGTATACCGTTAAAGAACTATTTCCCACACTTCAAGGCGAAGGCACCCACACTGGTAGGGCTGCCGTATTTTGTCGCTTTGCTGGATGCAATCTTTGGAGTGGACGTGAAGAAGATCGCGCCACTGCTATTTGTCAATTTTGCGATACCGATTTTGTAGGTAGCGATGGTGCTGGCGGCGGTAAGTTTGAGACTGCTGCCTTACTTGCTGATGCAATCGAGACTTCATGGCGTAGCACTTCGGCTGGTCCGCAGCAGCGTTATGTGGTTTTCACGGGTGGAGAGCCGCTCTTGCAATTAGATGAGGAGTTGATTGCAGCACTTCATCAAAAAGGATTTGAAGTGGCAATTGAGACAAACGGCACCATTAAAGTTCCTAAGGGGGTTGATTGGGTTTGTGTGAGTCCTAAGGCTGGTTCTGATCTGATTGTTCTTCAAGCGGATGAGTTAAAGCTAGTGGTCCCCCAAAATGACCATCAGGCATTAGAAAAACTCATGGCCCGCTTTGAGGGTATGGATTATCGCAATCGTTTCTTGCAGCCCATGGATGGGCATAACCTCAAAAGTAATACTGAGTTAGCAGTAAGCTTATGTCAAAAGCGTCCCTTGTGGAGATTGAGTCTGCAATCTCATAAACTGATCGGGATTCGATAG
- the queD gene encoding 6-carboxytetrahydropterin synthase QueD, whose product MTNKQPAISITRRLEFDSGHRIPNHDGQCRHLHGHRYAIEVTLTGEVADHPGKADDGMVLDFGDIKRLTNQYVVDLWDHAFLVAKEDEGLVAFLSTLPNHKTVIMEHVPTVENLANAAFAILKPVFSKAFSGRLELSSIRLYETPNCWADVHPV is encoded by the coding sequence ATGACAAATAAACAGCCTGCCATCTCCATTACCCGTCGCCTTGAGTTTGACTCCGGGCATCGTATCCCCAATCATGATGGTCAATGTCGCCATCTGCACGGACATCGCTATGCGATTGAAGTTACGCTAACTGGTGAGGTAGCTGATCATCCTGGTAAAGCAGATGACGGCATGGTGCTCGACTTTGGCGATATCAAGCGATTAACAAACCAATACGTAGTAGATCTTTGGGATCATGCATTTTTAGTAGCTAAAGAGGACGAAGGTCTGGTTGCTTTCTTGTCGACCTTGCCTAATCACAAGACGGTCATCATGGAGCATGTGCCAACTGTTGAGAACTTAGCTAACGCAGCCTTTGCAATCTTGAAACCCGTTTTCAGCAAAGCTTTTAGTGGTCGCCTAGAGCTCTCTTCCATTCGTCTTTATGAGACGCCCAATTGCTGGGCTGATGTTCATCCCGTCTAA
- the tadA gene encoding tRNA adenosine(34) deaminase TadA has product MTQTELDQQYMRMAIEQAQLAAQSGEVPVGAVLVRDGQVISRAFNKPIANHDPSAHAEMLALREATLAEKNYRIPGSTLYVTLEPCAMCSGAMLHARIDRVVYGAPDPKTGAAGSVLDIFSSKQINHQTSVEGGIMSQECGQLLRDFFKGRR; this is encoded by the coding sequence ATGACGCAAACAGAGCTTGATCAGCAATATATGCGTATGGCAATTGAGCAAGCTCAGTTGGCAGCGCAATCAGGCGAGGTTCCTGTAGGCGCAGTGCTGGTTCGTGATGGCCAAGTCATCTCGAGGGCCTTTAATAAACCGATTGCAAACCATGATCCTAGCGCCCACGCTGAAATGCTGGCCTTGCGAGAAGCCACTCTAGCCGAAAAGAATTACCGCATCCCTGGTAGCACCTTATATGTCACTCTTGAGCCGTGTGCGATGTGCTCTGGCGCCATGCTCCATGCTAGGATTGATCGAGTGGTTTATGGGGCGCCAGACCCCAAAACAGGTGCTGCTGGTAGCGTGCTAGATATATTTTCTTCAAAACAGATTAATCACCAGACAAGTGTTGAAGGTGGCATCATGAGTCAAGAGTGCGGTCAATTGCTGCGTGATTTTTTTAAGGGGCGACGTTGA
- a CDS encoding LD-carboxypeptidase, producing the protein MKSIHLIAPSGASLDSKSPLAGIDWLGRQGIAIQNADCVHRVYERFAGNDDERLAELNAITTLEPQTIVMSMRGGYGLHRLLPSIEWDAIAKAIQNGLQVCGHSDFTVFQLGLLAKTGAITLAGPMLNYDFGRLGDDGAPVVPDEFMWKHFQIALKDRKLDCQVSTPQAYLGKEDAHSITGLLWGGNLTVLAGLVGTPYFPSAKQTQGGILFLEDVNEHPYRIERMLMQLLDAGILANQAAILLGGFSAYRLYDNDKGYSLERAIEVIRKRLPKEIPILTGLPFGHQANKLTLPVGAQANLNCNSNGFELKAQW; encoded by the coding sequence TTGAAATCCATTCACCTCATTGCTCCTTCTGGAGCAAGTTTAGATAGTAAAAGTCCCTTGGCTGGTATTGACTGGCTAGGACGCCAAGGTATCGCCATCCAGAATGCAGATTGCGTACATCGCGTCTATGAGCGCTTTGCCGGCAACGATGATGAACGTCTCGCTGAATTAAACGCCATAACCACATTAGAACCTCAGACTATAGTGATGTCTATGCGTGGGGGTTATGGCCTCCATCGTTTGTTGCCGAGTATTGAGTGGGATGCAATTGCAAAGGCGATTCAAAATGGTTTGCAAGTATGTGGTCACAGTGATTTCACTGTCTTTCAGTTGGGATTATTAGCAAAAACTGGCGCGATCACTTTGGCTGGTCCAATGCTGAACTACGACTTTGGAAGACTGGGTGATGATGGTGCGCCGGTAGTGCCGGATGAATTTATGTGGAAGCATTTCCAGATTGCATTAAAAGACCGAAAGCTGGATTGCCAAGTGTCGACCCCTCAAGCTTACTTGGGTAAAGAAGACGCGCACTCGATCACGGGTTTATTGTGGGGCGGTAACTTAACCGTTCTGGCTGGTTTGGTTGGTACGCCATATTTTCCAAGCGCTAAGCAAACGCAAGGCGGAATCTTATTTTTGGAAGATGTGAATGAGCATCCTTATCGAATTGAAAGAATGTTGATGCAACTTTTAGATGCAGGCATTCTTGCTAATCAAGCAGCCATATTGTTGGGTGGATTTTCTGCCTATCGTCTTTACGACAACGATAAGGGGTATTCGCTCGAGCGCGCGATTGAGGTGATTCGCAAACGTTTGCCAAAAGAAATTCCAATCTTGACTGGACTTCCATTTGGACATCAGGCCAATAAATTAACTTTGCCTGTTGGTGCTCAAGCAAATTTAAATTGCAATTCAAATGGATTTGAACTTAAAGCACAGTGGTAA
- a CDS encoding heme-binding protein, with product MATEEPKYAVLEKEPPFEIRSYAPMIIAEVQVEGDLDEASSQGFRLIAAYIFGQNQVSEKIAMTAPVIVEDQSAKSEKIAMTAPVGIESNAGKWTVSFVMPSEYSMETIPKPINPQVQLRQIPAIKKAVIGFSGFYNSQKVAEKTLELERWMKVRHLTGTGTPNFARYNPPWTLPFMRRNEVMITLRD from the coding sequence ATGGCAACCGAAGAGCCAAAATATGCTGTTCTCGAAAAAGAGCCACCTTTTGAAATCCGCTCTTATGCACCCATGATTATTGCTGAGGTACAAGTTGAGGGTGATTTAGATGAGGCCTCGAGCCAAGGATTTCGCTTGATTGCTGCTTATATTTTTGGTCAGAATCAAGTGAGCGAAAAAATTGCAATGACTGCGCCAGTGATAGTCGAAGATCAATCAGCAAAGAGCGAAAAGATTGCAATGACTGCACCCGTGGGGATCGAGTCAAACGCTGGTAAGTGGACGGTGTCATTTGTCATGCCTAGTGAGTACAGCATGGAGACGATTCCAAAACCAATCAATCCTCAGGTGCAATTACGTCAAATTCCAGCAATTAAAAAGGCAGTGATTGGCTTTAGTGGTTTTTATAATAGCCAGAAAGTGGCTGAGAAAACGCTAGAGCTCGAGCGGTGGATGAAGGTCCGGCATTTGACTGGCACGGGTACTCCTAATTTCGCACGTTATAACCCGCCTTGGACTTTGCCCTTCATGCGTCGCAATGAAGTCATGATCACTTTACGTGACTAG
- a CDS encoding 23S rRNA (adenine(2030)-N(6))-methyltransferase RlmJ — protein MFSYRHAFHAGSHADILKHLTLIHLVQYLQEKPVAITFVDTHAGAGIYSLQDGFSTVSKEADGGIFRLKQYVETCHHANTPIPESIHEYLKCINTENIEGHLNTYPGSPFILARLLRPQDRLKLFELHPKEIDILRHNIGELKQSKQIDIYAEDSFARLKGLLPPPSRRGLVLIDPSYEDKQDYRYLELAMEEALQRFATGCYAIWYPALSRRESAALPDRLKKIATAHKRSWLHTELRAENAPGERRLQASGMFIINPPWTLEKHLAQALPTLTKALGINGGGQFLLKSFEAKN, from the coding sequence ATGTTTAGTTATCGACATGCATTTCATGCGGGAAGTCACGCAGACATCCTGAAGCACCTGACCTTAATTCACTTGGTTCAATACCTTCAAGAGAAGCCTGTTGCCATTACCTTTGTTGATACCCATGCAGGTGCTGGCATCTATAGCTTGCAAGATGGCTTCTCTACGGTGAGCAAAGAAGCTGATGGTGGTATCTTTCGCCTCAAACAATATGTAGAAACTTGCCATCATGCAAACACTCCAATCCCCGAGAGCATTCATGAATATCTGAAGTGCATTAATACCGAGAACATTGAGGGCCATCTAAACACCTATCCTGGCTCCCCCTTTATTCTGGCCCGCCTGCTGCGTCCACAAGATCGACTCAAGCTCTTTGAGTTGCACCCCAAAGAGATCGATATTCTGCGCCACAACATTGGCGAACTAAAGCAATCCAAACAGATTGATATTTATGCCGAGGATAGCTTTGCCAGACTCAAGGGCTTACTCCCTCCTCCTAGTCGTCGCGGTCTCGTATTAATTGACCCCTCTTACGAAGACAAGCAAGACTATCGCTATCTTGAGCTTGCCATGGAAGAGGCGCTGCAACGCTTTGCAACCGGCTGCTATGCTATTTGGTATCCAGCACTATCAAGAAGAGAATCGGCAGCCCTACCTGACCGCCTGAAAAAAATCGCTACCGCACATAAACGCTCATGGTTACATACAGAATTACGAGCTGAAAATGCGCCAGGTGAGCGCCGTTTGCAAGCTAGCGGGATGTTCATCATCAACCCACCATGGACTCTAGAAAAACATCTGGCCCAGGCACTACCAACCTTAACGAAGGCTTTAGGCATCAATGGTGGCGGCCAATTTTTATTGAAGAGCTTCGAAGCTAAGAACTAG
- a CDS encoding phosphatase PAP2 family protein, whose amino-acid sequence MSKKAIPTFAWFIPLAPLALACAIYFGEFQSSTFLFINRFTQLLPDTLWAWLTFLGNGWGVFALAFPLLLLAPRMLTAGIFAGGIAALASTVLKGFFNLPRPAGILTNGSFYRIGEALLYKAFPSGHTLTAFAIVSAFYFSVAKEKRAPFMSLFLPAALVGLSRSAVGAHWLTDVLGGAGVGIWCGMLGALAANQFPENQLGPRKIWTHLIALGGVIAIYAHLTQIMDLELNLPLQYLSIAIVAFTLVFYIKAQFTQAPRKAE is encoded by the coding sequence ATGAGCAAAAAGGCAATTCCCACATTTGCTTGGTTCATTCCATTAGCCCCTCTTGCGCTCGCTTGCGCAATCTACTTTGGTGAATTTCAAAGCAGCACCTTTTTATTCATTAACCGGTTTACGCAATTGCTACCAGACACCCTTTGGGCTTGGCTTACTTTTTTAGGCAATGGTTGGGGAGTGTTTGCACTAGCCTTTCCATTGTTATTGCTTGCGCCAAGGATGCTGACTGCTGGAATTTTTGCTGGCGGGATAGCCGCGTTAGCAAGCACAGTCTTAAAGGGTTTCTTTAATTTACCTCGACCCGCAGGCATCCTGACCAATGGCAGCTTTTATCGCATTGGTGAAGCACTACTTTACAAAGCCTTCCCCTCTGGACATACGCTCACTGCATTTGCAATTGTGAGCGCCTTTTATTTTTCGGTAGCCAAAGAAAAGCGTGCTCCATTTATGTCGCTATTTTTGCCTGCAGCTTTAGTAGGTCTATCACGCAGCGCTGTAGGGGCTCATTGGCTTACTGACGTTTTAGGTGGCGCAGGTGTTGGTATTTGGTGTGGAATGCTCGGAGCCTTAGCGGCCAATCAGTTTCCTGAAAACCAACTGGGGCCAAGAAAAATCTGGACACATCTGATTGCGCTTGGGGGTGTAATAGCAATTTACGCCCACCTTACTCAAATCATGGATCTGGAGTTAAATCTGCCATTGCAGTATCTCTCCATTGCCATTGTGGCTTTCACACTAGTCTTTTATATAAAGGCGCAATTTACTCAAGCGCCTCGCAAGGCAGAATAA